From the Oncorhynchus nerka isolate Pitt River linkage group LG20, Oner_Uvic_2.0, whole genome shotgun sequence genome, one window contains:
- the LOC135562735 gene encoding octapeptide-repeat protein T2-like — RERERERQRERERERQREREREREREREREREREAARERERERERGSEREREAERERERERERERESQRERERERERAARERGERGSEREREREREREREREREREAARERQRERERAERERQRERERERGSERERERERERERERERESSERERERERERERERQRERERERERERERERERERERQRERERESSERERERRERERERERERQRERERERERERERERERGRERERERQRERERERERERERERERQREREREREQRERERERGSERERGRERERQREREREAARERERERERERQREREQRER; from the coding sequence agagagagagagagagagaggcagcgagagagagagagagagaggcagcgagagagagagagagagagagagagagagagagagcgagagagagagagagaggcagcgagagagagagagagagagagagagagaggcagcgagagagagagagaggcagagagagagagagagagagagagagagagagagagagagagtcagcgagagagagagagagagagagagagagcagcgagagagagaggagagagaggcagcgagagagagagagagagagagagagagagagagagagagagagagagagagagagaggcagcgagagagaggcagcgagagagagagagagcagagagagagaggcagcgagagagagagagagagagaggcagcgagagagagagagagagagagagagagagagagagagagagagagagagagagcagcgagagagagagagagagagagagagagagagagagagagaggcagagagagagagagagagagagagagagagagagagagagagagagagagagagagagagagaggcagcgagagagagagagagagagcagcgagagagagagagagaggagagagagagagagagagagagagagagagaggcagcgagagagagagagagagagagagcgagagagagagagagagagagagagaggcagagagagagagagagagaggcagcgagagagagagagagagagagagagagagagagagagagagagagagaggcagcgagagagagagagagagagagagcagcgagagagagagagagagagaggcagcgagagagagagaggcagagagagagagaggcagcgagagagagagagagaggcagcgagagagagagagagagagagagagagagagaggcagcgagagagagagcagagagagagg